A genomic stretch from Pseudomonas mendocina includes:
- a CDS encoding protein phosphatase CheZ encodes MENKDSVQGELESTLKQNARQLVESLEQGKFGDAVQLIHELNKARDRGLYHEVGKLTRELHNSIVNFQIDPRVPYATEISQITDATERLNYVVTMTENAANRTMDLVEESAPVLNDIADEAKSLSEDWGRFMRREMNAEGFRDLAKRVDQFLARSVRDNHTVSSNLNDILLAQDYQDLTGQVIKRVTQLVTEVEQNLLKLVIMASQVDQFAGIEHNYELLRAEQEQLKKPSQGEGPQINADKREDVASSQDDVDDLLSSLGF; translated from the coding sequence ATGGAAAATAAAGACTCCGTGCAAGGCGAACTTGAGTCGACCTTGAAACAAAATGCCCGGCAATTGGTTGAAAGCCTTGAGCAGGGTAAGTTCGGCGATGCGGTCCAGCTGATTCACGAGCTTAATAAGGCGCGTGACCGTGGTCTTTACCACGAAGTCGGCAAATTGACGCGTGAGCTGCACAACTCCATCGTCAATTTTCAAATTGATCCACGGGTTCCGTACGCCACAGAAATTTCTCAGATCACTGATGCAACCGAGCGCCTCAACTACGTAGTGACGATGACTGAAAACGCAGCCAATCGCACTATGGATCTGGTTGAGGAAAGCGCTCCAGTGCTTAACGACATAGCCGATGAAGCTAAGAGCTTGAGCGAGGACTGGGGGCGTTTCATGCGTCGTGAAATGAACGCAGAAGGCTTTCGTGATCTGGCTAAGCGGGTTGATCAGTTCTTGGCGCGTAGCGTTCGGGATAACCACACCGTATCCAGCAATCTGAACGATATTTTGCTGGCTCAGGACTATCAGGACCTGACCGGCCAAGTCATCAAACGCGTTACGCAACTGGTGACAGAGGTTGAGCAGAACCTGCTGAAGCTGGTGATCATGGCCAGCCAAGTCGACCAGTTCGCCGGTATTGAGCACAACTATGAGTTGCTGCGCGCGGAACAGGAACAACTAAAAAAACCTTCTCAAGGTGAAGGTCCGCAGATTAATGCCGATAAGCGTGAAGACGTCGCATCGAGTCAGGATGATGTCGACGATCTGCTTTCCAGCCTGGGATTTTAG
- a CDS encoding CheW domain-containing protein: protein MSRPLATATRTQLALQSYLDDLLQEATEELPVVESSSVSADEFELAVLEEQVRDSRLHSLSVPANLTVQEPVAPAPQIALVAPAPIEAPVIREERVTLVKLDEQSMPVVQKGQRPAWADGPFECLLFDVAGLTLAVPLVSLGSIYPLEGQELTPLFGQPNWFLGILPSQAGNLKVVDTARWVMPDRYRDEFRDNLQYVISVGGYEWGLAVHQVSRSIRIDPDEVKWRSQRTQRPWLAGTVIEHMCALLDVAALAELIASGATRNMSAGQAH, encoded by the coding sequence ATGAGCCGTCCACTTGCCACCGCCACCCGTACTCAACTGGCCTTGCAGTCCTATTTGGACGATCTGTTGCAAGAGGCGACTGAAGAGTTGCCCGTCGTTGAGAGCTCCAGTGTCAGCGCTGATGAGTTTGAGCTGGCTGTGCTGGAAGAGCAGGTGCGCGATTCCCGCTTACACTCCCTGTCAGTCCCAGCTAATCTGACAGTTCAGGAGCCAGTTGCTCCTGCGCCGCAAATTGCGCTTGTTGCGCCTGCGCCGATTGAAGCACCTGTAATCCGTGAAGAACGGGTTACGCTGGTGAAGCTTGACGAGCAATCGATGCCTGTTGTGCAGAAGGGGCAGCGCCCGGCATGGGCTGATGGGCCTTTTGAGTGTTTGTTATTTGATGTGGCGGGGCTAACCCTGGCTGTGCCTCTGGTGTCGTTGGGTTCTATCTATCCCCTTGAGGGACAGGAGCTGACACCTTTATTCGGCCAGCCGAACTGGTTTCTCGGTATCCTGCCGTCCCAGGCAGGCAACCTGAAAGTGGTGGATACGGCACGCTGGGTGATGCCTGACCGCTACCGCGACGAGTTTCGCGACAATTTGCAGTATGTGATTTCTGTGGGGGGCTATGAGTGGGGGTTGGCCGTGCATCAAGTCAGCCGCTCCATTCGCATAGACCCTGATGAGGTTAAATGGCGTAGCCAGCGCACGCAGCGGCCTTGGCTTGCCGGTACAGTGATTGAGCATATGTGTGCACTGCTGGATGTGGCCGCATTGGCCGAGTTGATTGCCAGCGGAGCGACCCGGAATATGTCTGCTGGGCAGGCACATTGA
- a CDS encoding chemotaxis protein CheA, which translates to MSFGADEEILQDFLVEAGEILEQLSEQLVELESRPDDMDLLNAIFRGFHTVKGGAGFLQLNELVECCHVAENVFDILRKGERRVDSALMDVVLEALDAVNGMFAEVRERTDLTPASPELLEALARLAKPGDSEEAAPAQEEVVAEPEPEPVAVVAESPVEDITDSEFEQLLGALDESASQAAAAAGNDEITDDEFESLLDQLHGKGQFSAQAVTPAPEQPAASGDEITDDEFESLLDQLHGKGQFSPQAVAPTPVASEPASDNITDDEFEALLDQLHGKGKFGEADTAAPASTVAPAAKAAEPVKPAEPVKAAPAPAPAAKPAPAKVAPAKAPAPAAAPADKAAHATEAETTVRVDTARLDEIMNMVGELVLVRNRLVRLGASSSDEAMSKAVSNLDVVTADLQTAVMKTRMQPIKKVFGRFPRLVRDLARNLKKEINLELVGEETDLDKNLVEALADPLVHLVRNAVDHGIETPEEREASGKSRSGKVVLAAEQEGDHILLTISDDGKGMDANILRAKAVEKGMLDKDAAERLSDFECYNLIFAPGFSTKTEISDVSGRGVGMDVVKTKISQLNGTVNVYSSKGQGSKIVIKVPLTLAIMPTLMVMLGNQAFAFPLVNVNEIFHLDLSRTNVVDGQEVVIVRDKALPLFYLKRWLVNGAAHEEQREGHVVILTVGSQRIGFVVDQLVGQEEVVIKPLGKMLQGTPGMSGATITGDGRIALILDVPSMLKRYARRI; encoded by the coding sequence ATGAGCTTTGGCGCCGATGAAGAGATCCTCCAGGACTTCCTGGTGGAGGCCGGCGAGATTCTTGAACAATTGTCCGAGCAGCTGGTAGAGCTGGAAAGTCGTCCGGACGACATGGATCTGCTCAATGCCATCTTTCGTGGTTTTCACACCGTTAAAGGTGGCGCGGGTTTTCTCCAGCTCAATGAGCTGGTCGAATGCTGCCATGTTGCAGAAAACGTTTTTGACATCCTTCGCAAGGGCGAACGTCGTGTCGACTCCGCTCTCATGGATGTGGTGCTGGAAGCACTGGACGCTGTTAACGGTATGTTTGCCGAGGTGCGCGAGCGCACCGATCTGACACCGGCCTCGCCTGAGCTGCTTGAGGCATTGGCACGCTTGGCTAAACCTGGCGATTCAGAGGAGGCAGCGCCTGCGCAAGAAGAAGTTGTGGCAGAACCCGAGCCTGAGCCCGTTGCTGTTGTAGCGGAATCTCCTGTGGAGGACATTACCGACAGTGAGTTCGAACAGCTTTTGGGCGCGCTTGATGAGTCAGCCAGTCAGGCCGCTGCCGCTGCAGGCAACGATGAAATTACTGACGACGAGTTCGAATCGCTGTTGGATCAGTTGCATGGCAAAGGTCAGTTCTCTGCCCAAGCAGTGACACCTGCACCCGAGCAGCCTGCTGCAAGTGGCGATGAGATTACGGACGATGAGTTCGAGTCATTGCTGGACCAGTTGCACGGCAAGGGCCAATTCTCACCGCAAGCTGTGGCACCTACGCCTGTGGCTAGTGAGCCAGCTAGCGACAACATCACCGATGATGAATTTGAAGCGCTGCTGGACCAACTGCACGGCAAGGGTAAATTCGGCGAGGCTGATACTGCTGCACCGGCTAGTACCGTAGCTCCTGCTGCCAAGGCTGCAGAGCCTGTTAAACCTGCCGAACCGGTCAAGGCGGCACCTGCACCTGCACCTGCAGCCAAGCCTGCTCCTGCAAAAGTAGCTCCAGCCAAAGCGCCTGCGCCCGCTGCTGCGCCTGCCGACAAAGCGGCTCACGCAACCGAGGCAGAAACGACTGTTCGCGTGGATACTGCACGCCTCGATGAAATCATGAACATGGTTGGCGAGCTTGTGCTGGTGCGTAACCGCTTGGTTCGGTTGGGGGCTAGCAGCTCGGATGAAGCCATGTCCAAGGCCGTTTCGAACCTTGACGTGGTGACTGCCGATTTGCAAACGGCAGTGATGAAGACGCGTATGCAGCCGATCAAGAAAGTATTCGGCCGCTTCCCGCGCCTGGTTCGCGACTTGGCTCGTAACCTTAAAAAAGAGATCAACCTGGAACTGGTCGGTGAAGAAACCGATCTGGACAAAAACCTGGTTGAAGCGCTGGCCGATCCGCTGGTGCACTTGGTTCGCAACGCGGTTGACCACGGCATTGAAACCCCGGAAGAGCGTGAAGCGTCCGGCAAGTCTCGCAGTGGCAAGGTCGTGCTGGCAGCCGAACAAGAAGGCGACCACATCCTGCTGACCATCTCTGACGATGGTAAAGGTATGGATGCCAATATCCTGCGTGCCAAAGCGGTTGAGAAAGGCATGCTGGACAAAGACGCCGCCGAACGATTGAGCGACTTTGAGTGCTACAACCTGATCTTCGCGCCGGGCTTCTCGACCAAAACTGAGATTTCCGATGTGTCGGGGCGTGGTGTGGGCATGGACGTGGTGAAAACCAAGATTTCCCAGCTCAACGGCACAGTCAATGTCTACTCCAGCAAGGGCCAGGGCTCCAAGATCGTCATTAAGGTGCCGCTGACATTGGCGATCATGCCAACGCTGATGGTGATGCTGGGTAACCAGGCGTTCGCTTTCCCGCTGGTGAACGTCAACGAAATTTTCCATCTGGACCTGTCCCGTACCAACGTGGTGGACGGTCAGGAAGTGGTGATCGTTCGTGATAAGGCCCTGCCGCTGTTCTACCTCAAGCGTTGGTTAGTTAATGGCGCTGCGCATGAGGAGCAGAGGGAAGGTCACGTAGTCATCCTCACGGTGGGCAGTCAGCGTATTGGTTTTGTTGTCGATCAATTGGTCGGGCAGGAAGAAGTGGTCATTAAACCACTGGGCAAAATGTTGCAGGGTACGCCGGGTATGTCTGGTGCAACCATTACCGGTGACGGCCGTATTGCCCTGATCCTTGATGTCCCCAGCATGCTTAAACGTTACGCTCGACGTATCTGA
- the motD gene encoding flagellar motor protein MotD, with protein MARRRQQEEHENHERWLVSYADFITLLFAFFVVMYSISSINEGKYKILSDSLTGVFTEPDRAIKPIPVGDERPRTTEPDRSLVDESHPSQGDSLERITQSVKDAFGDLINSDQLKISGSETWIEIELSSSLLFGSGDAVPNNAAFDIIERVAKILAPYENPIQVEGFTDNQPIQTAAYPTNWELSTARAASVVRMLAMDGVNPSRMAAVGYGEFQPVAPNETVAGRARNRRVVLVISRDVDVRRRQTKADDTQSSKTPSNPQAGTQPAPVPATTLPQAGVVNSPSPAL; from the coding sequence ATGGCTCGCAGACGCCAGCAAGAAGAGCATGAAAACCACGAGCGGTGGTTGGTTTCATACGCTGACTTCATAACCTTGTTGTTCGCTTTTTTTGTGGTCATGTACTCGATTTCATCCATCAATGAAGGCAAGTACAAGATTCTCTCCGACTCACTTACAGGCGTATTCACTGAGCCTGATCGTGCGATCAAGCCCATTCCTGTAGGTGACGAGCGTCCGCGAACCACGGAGCCGGATCGTTCATTGGTTGATGAAAGTCACCCGTCACAAGGGGACTCTCTGGAGCGTATTACTCAGAGTGTGAAGGATGCCTTCGGTGATCTGATCAATTCTGACCAGTTGAAAATCAGTGGCAGTGAAACCTGGATCGAAATCGAGCTGAGTTCTAGCCTGCTCTTTGGTAGTGGCGATGCGGTCCCCAATAATGCGGCCTTCGATATTATCGAGCGCGTTGCCAAAATTCTGGCGCCCTACGAGAACCCCATTCAGGTTGAAGGCTTTACCGATAACCAGCCGATTCAGACGGCGGCTTATCCAACCAACTGGGAGCTGTCCACTGCCCGTGCGGCCAGTGTGGTGCGTATGCTGGCAATGGATGGTGTAAATCCGTCGCGTATGGCTGCTGTGGGTTACGGCGAGTTCCAGCCGGTGGCGCCTAACGAAACCGTGGCTGGGCGAGCGCGTAATCGCCGGGTTGTGCTGGTGATCTCCAGGGATGTGGACGTACGCCGCCGACAAACCAAGGCTGACGATACGCAAAGTAGTAAAACACCGAGCAACCCTCAGGCTGGCACGCAACCTGCACCAGTGCCTGCAACAACACTCCCGCAGGCGGGAGTCGTCAATTCACCGTCGCCAGCCCTCTGA
- a CDS encoding ParA family protein — MKVWAVANQKGGVGKTTTSIALAGLLADAGRRVVVVDLDPHGSMTSYFGHDPDTLERSCFDLFQHNGSVPEGLPKSLLLPTSHEQISLLPSSTALATLERQSPGQNGLGLVISKSLAQLWQEFDHAIIDSPPLLGVLMVNALAASQQLVIPVQTEFLAVKGLERMVNTLEMINRSRRQALPYTIVPTLFDRRTQASLGTLRVLHEAFPQQLWQAYIPVDTRLRDASRAGRTPSQYDKNSRGVIAYRALLKHLLSQPLATQVA; from the coding sequence ATGAAAGTCTGGGCAGTAGCCAATCAAAAAGGTGGAGTCGGTAAGACCACCACATCCATTGCGCTGGCAGGGTTGCTGGCGGATGCCGGCCGCCGTGTGGTCGTGGTTGATCTCGATCCGCACGGCTCGATGACCAGTTATTTCGGGCATGACCCGGATACCTTGGAGCGCAGCTGTTTTGATCTGTTTCAGCACAATGGCAGCGTCCCGGAGGGACTACCGAAAAGTCTGCTGCTGCCCACCAGTCATGAACAAATATCGCTGCTCCCTTCTAGCACTGCGTTGGCCACGTTGGAGCGGCAATCACCCGGGCAAAATGGCTTGGGACTGGTTATTTCAAAAAGTTTGGCTCAGCTGTGGCAGGAGTTTGACCACGCGATTATCGACAGTCCGCCTTTGCTGGGAGTGTTAATGGTCAATGCCCTGGCTGCAAGTCAGCAATTGGTGATCCCGGTGCAGACTGAGTTTCTCGCGGTCAAGGGCTTGGAGCGTATGGTCAATACGCTTGAGATGATCAATCGTTCACGGCGCCAGGCGCTGCCTTACACCATTGTGCCAACGCTGTTCGACCGTCGTACGCAGGCATCTTTGGGTACATTGCGGGTATTGCATGAGGCATTTCCGCAGCAGCTATGGCAGGCCTATATTCCTGTTGACACGCGTTTGCGCGATGCCAGTCGGGCAGGGCGTACACCGTCGCAGTATGACAAGAACAGCCGCGGCGTGATTGCCTACCGTGCTTTGCTTAAGCATCTGCTGTCGCAGCCGCTGGCTACACAGGTCGCTTGA
- a CDS encoding DUF2802 domain-containing protein produces MLDVLLVVLLVAVLLLSMGLAGVCVWFARQLRESESRQRERDALHERRVKELNRRLDAYLTGSVKMGEELQELRHVVAPLPDKLNQIEQRDPGSLSFTQAARLAGMGASVDELTQSCGLSQGEAELISRMQHARR; encoded by the coding sequence ATGCTGGATGTGTTGCTGGTTGTATTACTCGTCGCGGTGCTCTTGCTCAGTATGGGGCTGGCAGGGGTATGCGTCTGGTTTGCCAGGCAGTTGCGCGAGTCAGAAAGCCGGCAGCGTGAGCGTGATGCTCTGCATGAGCGGCGGGTGAAAGAGCTAAACCGCCGCCTTGATGCCTACCTGACGGGTAGCGTCAAAATGGGTGAGGAGCTGCAAGAGTTGCGGCATGTGGTAGCGCCATTACCCGACAAGCTCAATCAGATTGAACAGCGTGATCCCGGCAGCTTGTCGTTCACTCAGGCTGCACGTTTGGCCGGGATGGGGGCTAGTGTCGATGAGTTGACGCAGTCTTGTGGTTTGAGTCAGGGCGAGGCTGAGTTGATCAGCCGTATGCAGCACGCACGGCGCTAA
- a CDS encoding chemotaxis response regulator CheY: MKILIVDDFSTMRRIIKNLLRDLGFTNTAEADDGTTALPMLQSGNFDFLVTDWNMPGMTGIDLLRAVRADDRLKSMPVLMVTAEAKRDQIIEAAQAGVNGYVVKPFTAQVLKEKIEKIFERVNG; the protein is encoded by the coding sequence ATGAAAATCCTCATCGTTGACGATTTTTCGACGATGCGACGGATCATTAAGAACCTCCTGCGTGATTTGGGGTTCACCAACACTGCAGAAGCGGACGATGGCACCACTGCGTTGCCGATGCTGCAAAGCGGCAATTTCGATTTTCTGGTAACGGACTGGAACATGCCTGGAATGACCGGCATTGACCTGCTGCGCGCAGTGCGTGCAGACGACCGTCTAAAGTCCATGCCAGTGCTGATGGTTACTGCTGAAGCCAAGCGTGATCAGATCATTGAAGCGGCCCAAGCCGGGGTAAATGGCTATGTGGTCAAACCTTTCACAGCGCAGGTCCTGAAAGAGAAGATCGAAAAGATTTTCGAACGGGTCAACGGCTGA
- a CDS encoding chemotaxis protein CheW, with protein MKKSSAQGSEDPILQWVTFRLDNETYGINVMQVQEVLRYTEIAPVPGAPSYVLGIINLRGNVVTVIDTRQRFGLDSSEVTDNTRIVIIEADKQVVGILVDSVAEVVYLRQSEIETAPNVGNDESAKFIQGVCNKNGELLILVELDKMMTEEEWSELESI; from the coding sequence ATGAAGAAGAGTTCTGCACAAGGTTCTGAAGATCCGATTCTGCAGTGGGTAACCTTCCGACTGGACAATGAGACCTATGGCATCAACGTGATGCAGGTCCAGGAGGTATTGCGTTACACCGAGATCGCTCCGGTACCTGGGGCTCCGAGTTATGTGCTGGGTATCATCAACCTTCGCGGCAATGTCGTTACCGTGATCGATACCCGTCAGCGCTTTGGTCTGGACTCCAGTGAAGTCACCGACAATACCCGCATCGTCATCATCGAAGCGGATAAGCAAGTGGTGGGTATTCTGGTTGACAGCGTGGCTGAAGTGGTTTACCTGCGTCAGTCTGAGATTGAAACCGCGCCTAACGTCGGTAATGACGAGTCTGCCAAGTTCATTCAGGGCGTGTGCAACAAGAACGGCGAGCTGCTGATTCTGGTTGAACTCGACAAGATGATGACTGAGGAAGAGTGGTCAGAGCTGGAGAGCATCTAA
- a CDS encoding EscU/YscU/HrcU family type III secretion system export apparatus switch protein has translation MKKKAPRQAIALNYDGKNAPILSAKGDDELAEAILAIARENEVPIYENAELVRLLARMELGDAIPEQLYRCIAEIIAFAWYLKGKCPEGFTPAGADDTNEYLPRLPGPQN, from the coding sequence ATGAAGAAGAAAGCCCCGCGCCAGGCCATAGCCCTGAATTATGACGGCAAGAACGCGCCGATTCTCAGCGCTAAAGGTGATGACGAACTGGCCGAAGCCATCCTCGCCATTGCCCGTGAGAATGAGGTGCCGATATACGAAAACGCAGAGCTGGTCAGACTGTTGGCGCGAATGGAACTAGGTGACGCAATTCCTGAGCAGCTGTATCGCTGCATTGCCGAAATCATCGCTTTTGCCTGGTATTTGAAAGGCAAATGTCCTGAAGGCTTTACCCCTGCAGGAGCAGACGACACGAACGAGTACCTGCCCCGCCTGCCTGGGCCACAGAATTAA
- a CDS encoding flagellar hook-length control protein FliK produces MSEISSSRPIAPSAAPSRPAAPSSDLSVKLLQPMQDLLADGESAKAEVIAQKALAQNFQVLLRLTLDNGRQALLEANSPRPVEQGSTLAVTALSQTRLALSALTGGSNKPMTSLDLEQLPVGTLIQGKVVSSSQLPGTATYRVVVNLLNTSLAGSQLAIDSENALPIGSLLSAKVQGNQSLGFLPLSGRLDQLALSQQLGNQLNRQGSLEGLLGALQGLRGSGGLSDGLLSSIDKLLAGLPDAGQLSTAKGLAQALKDSGVFLEGKLLGGQTQGLSTDLKANLLRLISQIMPGMAPGAALNSTQSSAALAQALPSVARDLLQSLSKDSTRQLGLSFPLPNRLLKNEEGEDDLEATLKLAAAAISRLQTHQLSSLTQSQVGPDGNLLTTWQLEIPMRNQHDVVPLQVKLQREDSNERKQEKQETLWKIELAFDIDPLGPMQVQAQLLHAQLSSQLWAERETTARLINSELNNLRQRLSDAGVNIAELVCNRGIPPQGPRTSLEQRWVDETA; encoded by the coding sequence ATGAGTGAAATCAGCAGTTCCCGGCCAATAGCGCCCTCCGCTGCCCCCAGCCGCCCCGCCGCGCCGAGCAGCGATCTGTCGGTAAAACTCCTGCAACCCATGCAGGATTTGCTAGCAGATGGTGAATCAGCCAAGGCAGAAGTGATCGCCCAGAAAGCACTGGCGCAGAACTTTCAGGTGCTACTGCGGCTAACCCTCGACAATGGCCGTCAGGCCCTGCTGGAAGCCAATAGCCCGCGCCCGGTTGAACAAGGTAGCACCTTGGCCGTCACCGCCTTGTCCCAGACGCGCCTGGCGCTGTCAGCCCTGACTGGTGGCAGTAATAAACCCATGACTAGCCTGGACTTAGAACAACTGCCCGTCGGTACGCTGATCCAAGGTAAAGTCGTTTCAAGCAGCCAGTTGCCGGGCACAGCGACTTATCGTGTTGTGGTAAACCTGCTCAATACCTCACTGGCCGGTAGCCAACTGGCCATCGACAGTGAAAATGCCCTGCCCATCGGCAGCCTCCTCAGCGCCAAAGTACAAGGCAACCAGTCGCTCGGTTTTCTCCCTCTCAGCGGACGACTTGACCAACTGGCACTGAGTCAGCAATTGGGTAATCAGCTTAATCGCCAGGGTTCTCTGGAGGGGCTTCTTGGTGCCCTGCAAGGCTTGCGCGGTAGTGGCGGGCTCAGTGACGGCCTACTCTCCAGCATCGACAAACTGCTTGCCGGTTTACCTGACGCAGGGCAACTGAGCACCGCCAAAGGTCTGGCACAGGCGCTGAAGGACAGTGGCGTTTTCCTCGAAGGAAAGCTGCTCGGCGGCCAGACTCAGGGCTTATCGACAGACCTTAAAGCCAACCTGTTACGCCTGATTTCGCAGATCATGCCAGGCATGGCGCCTGGTGCGGCGCTCAACTCGACTCAAAGCAGCGCAGCATTAGCTCAAGCGCTACCTTCCGTAGCTCGCGACCTCCTGCAATCGCTAAGCAAAGACAGTACCCGCCAACTGGGCCTGAGCTTCCCTCTACCCAATCGGCTGCTGAAAAACGAAGAAGGCGAAGATGATCTTGAAGCCACATTGAAACTGGCTGCAGCTGCCATTTCCCGCCTACAGACTCACCAATTATCGAGCCTGACACAAAGTCAGGTCGGACCAGATGGCAACTTGCTGACCACCTGGCAGCTTGAAATCCCCATGAGGAACCAGCACGACGTGGTTCCACTTCAGGTCAAACTACAACGCGAAGACAGTAACGAGCGAAAACAGGAGAAGCAGGAAACCCTGTGGAAAATCGAGCTGGCATTCGACATTGACCCCTTAGGCCCCATGCAAGTACAGGCACAGCTGCTGCATGCACAGCTGTCCAGTCAGCTCTGGGCCGAACGGGAAACCACCGCACGCCTGATCAACAGTGAGTTGAACAATCTGCGCCAACGCCTCAGTGATGCAGGGGTCAACATTGCTGAACTGGTCTGCAACCGTGGCATCCCCCCCCAAGGCCCGCGTACCAGTTTAGAACAGCGCTGGGTGGATGAAACCGCATGA
- a CDS encoding flagellar motor protein, producing MDVLSIIGFILAFVAILGGNYLEGGHISALLNGPAALIVIGGTLGAALLQTPMSVFKRALSIIGWIFFTPHIDLPGGINRVVGWSMTARKEGLLGLEAVADSEADPYARKGLQLLVDGAEPEAIRSILEVDLYTQEGRDLQAAKVFECMGGYAPTIGIIGAVMGLIHVMGNLADPAMLGNGIAVAFVATIYGVGIANLLLLPVANKLKSVVQRQSRYREMLLEGILSIAEGENPRSIELKLQGFMD from the coding sequence ATGGATGTATTGAGCATCATCGGGTTCATTCTGGCCTTTGTTGCAATTCTGGGTGGTAACTACCTAGAAGGCGGGCATATCTCGGCATTGCTCAACGGCCCGGCGGCCTTGATCGTGATTGGCGGTACATTGGGGGCGGCACTGCTGCAAACCCCGATGTCCGTGTTCAAGCGGGCGCTGTCTATCATCGGCTGGATTTTCTTTACCCCTCATATTGATTTACCCGGCGGTATTAATCGCGTGGTGGGCTGGAGTATGACGGCGCGTAAGGAGGGGCTGTTAGGGCTGGAAGCAGTCGCGGATTCAGAAGCGGACCCATACGCCCGTAAGGGCTTACAGTTGCTGGTTGATGGTGCAGAGCCTGAGGCCATTCGCAGCATTCTTGAGGTCGATCTGTATACCCAAGAAGGGCGCGATCTTCAGGCTGCCAAGGTGTTTGAATGCATGGGTGGTTATGCTCCGACCATCGGTATCATCGGGGCAGTGATGGGCCTGATCCATGTAATGGGCAACTTAGCTGATCCAGCTATGCTCGGTAACGGTATTGCCGTTGCATTTGTTGCGACTATTTACGGTGTGGGTATTGCTAACCTGCTGCTGTTGCCAGTGGCCAATAAACTCAAGTCGGTCGTGCAGCGTCAGTCCCGTTATCGGGAAATGCTGCTTGAAGGCATTTTGTCCATTGCTGAAGGGGAAAACCCTCGCTCCATCGAACTTAAGCTGCAAGGCTTCATGGACTGA
- a CDS encoding chemotaxis response regulator protein-glutamate methylesterase: MAVKVLVVDDSGFFRRRVSEILSTDPNIQVVGTATNGREAIDQALELRPDVITMDYEMPTMDGITAVRNIMQRCPTPVLMFSSLTHEGARVTLDALEAGAVDFLPKNFEDISRNPERVKQLLCEKINTISRSNRRGLSSSLSSSAPTPASTVGTGSRLGPRPAPTTSAPRTTAAPAAAAQGSNAPANSPAPKRRSYKLVAIGTSTGGPVALQRVLTQLPASFPAPIVLIQHMPAAFTKAFAERLDKLCRISVKEAEDGDVVRPGLALLAPGGKQMMIDARGVVKIHPGDERLNYKPCVDITFASAAKSYGDKVLAVVLTGMGADGREGARLLKQGGSQVWAQDEASCVIYGMPMAVVKANLADAVYSLDDMGRYLAEACS; the protein is encoded by the coding sequence ATGGCTGTTAAGGTGCTGGTAGTTGATGACTCCGGTTTTTTCCGTCGGCGTGTGTCGGAGATCCTTTCAACTGATCCGAACATTCAGGTTGTAGGCACTGCTACTAATGGCCGTGAGGCCATTGATCAGGCCCTTGAGCTGAGGCCGGATGTCATCACCATGGACTATGAGATGCCGACCATGGACGGCATCACCGCTGTACGTAACATTATGCAGCGCTGCCCGACGCCGGTATTGATGTTCTCCTCACTGACACATGAGGGTGCCCGGGTAACGCTGGACGCCCTTGAGGCCGGTGCTGTCGATTTTTTGCCGAAGAACTTCGAGGATATTTCCCGTAACCCGGAGCGGGTTAAGCAACTGCTGTGCGAAAAGATCAATACCATTTCCCGCAGTAACCGCCGTGGCCTCAGTTCATCCCTGAGTTCGTCGGCACCCACACCGGCTTCAACTGTCGGTACTGGTAGTCGTCTGGGCCCTCGCCCAGCACCGACAACAAGTGCGCCTCGCACAACGGCTGCGCCTGCCGCAGCGGCTCAAGGTAGCAATGCTCCTGCTAATAGCCCTGCGCCTAAACGCAGGTCCTACAAACTGGTGGCTATTGGTACTTCGACCGGCGGGCCTGTTGCATTGCAGCGGGTTTTGACACAGTTGCCGGCCAGCTTTCCTGCGCCGATTGTTCTGATCCAGCACATGCCTGCAGCCTTTACCAAAGCTTTCGCAGAGCGCCTAGATAAGCTGTGCCGCATCAGCGTTAAAGAGGCTGAAGATGGTGATGTAGTGCGCCCCGGTTTGGCGTTGTTGGCGCCTGGGGGCAAGCAGATGATGATCGACGCCCGTGGCGTAGTGAAAATCCACCCCGGCGATGAGCGCCTTAATTACAAACCTTGTGTCGACATTACCTTTGCCTCGGCTGCCAAGTCATACGGTGACAAGGTCCTGGCTGTTGTGCTGACCGGTATGGGGGCCGATGGACGTGAAGGTGCTCGCTTGCTGAAACAGGGCGGAAGCCAAGTGTGGGCGCAGGATGAAGCCAGTTGTGTGATTTATGGCATGCCAATGGCCGTGGTCAAAGCCAACCTGGCCGACGCGGTTTATTCATTGGATGACATGGGCCGGTATCTGGCGGAGGCCTGTTCCTGA